Proteins encoded by one window of Pseudomonadota bacterium:
- a CDS encoding LD-carboxypeptidase codes for MEMKSQVKIKALKGSTLRSGDCLGIFAPASPVRPECVEKGRAFLARSGFVSQTAKNLYDRLYHLAGSCRNRLADLERLLLDPQVKGLLAARGGYGCLPLLPLLDYALFARYPKIIIGGSDLTSLQLALWGKIGLITFSGPMLAVEMARPGMVNSELLWGLTKGLAGASSEALLSPYLESEKIIYLRPGVFSGVCLGGTLTLISSLAGTGFLPDFAEKIIFLEDRGESLYRIDRALTQLRLAGVFASPAAVVCGNFDLPAPAEEPLLRDFLRDFFAGDDFPVLIGFQYGHCSQSFIFPQGGDMKFDCRERKITLLETAVD; via the coding sequence TCCGGAGACTGTCTCGGAATTTTTGCTCCGGCCAGTCCGGTGCGGCCTGAATGCGTCGAGAAAGGGCGGGCGTTTTTGGCCCGTTCCGGTTTTGTAAGTCAGACGGCGAAGAACCTATACGATCGTCTTTATCATCTGGCCGGCAGCTGTCGCAACCGGCTGGCGGATCTCGAGAGGCTGTTGCTTGATCCGCAGGTCAAGGGGCTGCTCGCGGCCCGCGGCGGTTACGGCTGTTTGCCCTTGTTGCCGCTGCTGGACTATGCCCTTTTTGCCCGTTATCCGAAAATAATCATCGGGGGAAGCGATCTGACCTCTCTTCAGCTGGCCCTGTGGGGGAAAATCGGGTTGATCACCTTTTCCGGCCCCATGCTGGCGGTAGAAATGGCCCGCCCGGGAATGGTCAACAGTGAACTCCTGTGGGGGTTGACCAAGGGCCTGGCGGGGGCCTCGAGCGAGGCGCTGCTTTCCCCCTATCTGGAATCGGAAAAGATTATCTACCTGCGTCCGGGAGTTTTCTCCGGTGTCTGTCTGGGGGGGACGCTGACGTTAATCTCGAGTTTGGCGGGGACCGGTTTTTTGCCCGATTTTGCGGAAAAGATTATTTTTCTTGAGGATCGGGGTGAGTCTTTGTACCGCATTGATCGGGCTTTGACTCAGTTACGTCTGGCCGGGGTTTTTGCCTCGCCGGCGGCGGTGGTCTGTGGAAATTTCGACCTGCCCGCTCCGGCGGAAGAACCTTTGCTCAGGGATTTTCTGAGGGATTTTTTTGCCGGGGACGATTTTCCGGTCCTGATTGGTTTTCAGTATGGTCACTGTTCGCAAAGCTTTATTTTTCCGCAAGGCGGGGACATGAAGTTTGATTGCCGGGAGCGAAAAATCACCCTTCTTGAAACGGCGGTTGATTGA
- a CDS encoding CvpA family protein translates to MCTASLVECGRTELSNIFTGKENVVINALDVVILGVIVGGAYLGYVRGLLAELVALLGVLLGILLASHFYLSGAETLQPLLHDQEVTGFIAFLMLYAVGIAAFFLVYLIIKSNMAGGAIGPVSRIPALLLGGLKGAILVLVIVFLVIFFWGPDNSCTSGGRLLPRLLISGRMVISLLPEAMHEPLTRHVDKLVQEREKRLNERPARGGNE, encoded by the coding sequence ATCTGCACCGCGAGCTTGGTTGAATGCGGCCGGACCGAGTTGTCGAATATTTTTACCGGAAAGGAGAACGTAGTGATAAACGCGCTTGATGTGGTTATTCTGGGAGTCATTGTCGGCGGAGCCTATCTGGGTTATGTCCGGGGGTTGCTGGCGGAGCTGGTGGCCCTGCTCGGCGTGCTGCTCGGCATCCTTTTGGCGTCACATTTCTATCTCTCCGGAGCCGAGACCTTACAGCCTCTTTTGCATGATCAGGAGGTTACCGGATTTATTGCTTTTTTAATGCTTTACGCAGTAGGCATCGCGGCCTTTTTCCTGGTTTACCTGATCATCAAGTCAAATATGGCCGGTGGCGCCATCGGGCCGGTAAGTCGGATCCCGGCGTTGTTGCTGGGTGGTTTGAAAGGCGCCATCCTGGTGCTGGTGATTGTTTTTCTAGTAATTTTTTTCTGGGGCCCGGATAACTCATGTACCTCCGGAGGCCGATTGTTGCCTCGTCTTCTGATTTCCGGTCGGATGGTGATCAGTCTTCTGCCCGAGGCCATGCATGAGCCTTTGACCCGTCATGTCGATAAGCTGGTTCAGGAACGTGAAAAAAGGCTGAACGAAAGGCCAGCGCGTGGAGGAAACGAGTGA